Sequence from the Ancalomicrobiaceae bacterium S20 genome:
CGTCGGTTTCCTGTTCGGCCGCGGCAAGCGGGTGTGGTGCCGGTATCTCTGTCCGGTCAACGGCGTGTTCTCGCTCCTGTCGAAGCTCGCGCCGGTGCATTTCCGTGTCGATACCGGCGCCTGGGCCGCCTGGCCGAAGGCGCCCGGCGCGCAGCCGAAGGTCGATTGCGCGCCGCTGGTGCCGATCCGCACGATGAAGGGCGCCAGCGCCTGCCACATGTGCGGCCGCTGCAGCGGCTACAAGGGCGCGATCACGCTGTCGCGCCGCTCGCCGATGCACGAGATCGTGCATGTCGCCGGGCTCGAGGCGAAGCCTTGGGAGACGGTGCTGATCGTGGTCGGCCTGATGGGCATCGCCTGCGGTGCGTTCCACTGGTCGGCGAGCGCGATCTATGTCGACGTGAAGCAGTTCTTCGCCGAGCAGCTGATCGGGCTCGGCTTCGTCTGGCCGCTCGAGGCGACGATGCCCTGGTGGATCCTGACCGACTATCCGGACCAGAACGACGTCATGACCGTGCTCGACGGCGCCGTGCTGGTCGGCTTCATTCTCGGGACGGCGGCGCTCGTCGCGCTCGGGGTCGGCGCGGCGCTGGCGCTCGCCACACGGCTGACCGGCCGCTGGTCCTGGGCGCGGTTCCATCATCTGGCGCAGGGCCTGATCCCGATCGCGGCGGCCGGCGTGTTCCTCGGCCTGTCGGCGCTGACCGTCACCATGCTGCGCGCGGAAGGGTTCGAGCTCGACTTCGTCTCGCCGCTGCGCGCGGCGCTGCTCGTCGGCGCCGGTCTGTGGTCGCTCGCCTTCGGCTGGCGCATCGCCGGGCTCGCGCCGGTCGGGCTGCCGTCGCGGCTCGCGGCGACGGTCGCCTTCTCGGGCGCAGTCGCGATCGGCGTGGCGAGCTGGGCCTTGTTGTTCTGGACGTTCTGAAAAGCAGTTCTGCTGCTGTCGGTCGCATCCCTTGTTGCGCAAGGGATGTGCATGTGCACATCTGTAGGTCAGGTGTGGCTTCTTTGAATATAGAAGTACTATAAACTGCTGGATTTGTTATTGAATTGATGCGGCTATCGCCATATGACCATTGATGACATGAGGGTGACGTCGCGGTTCTCGGCCTGAAGGGTTTGAGATGCGCGCATCCTGAAACTCATCTGGATTTCATCGATGCGAGACGACAAGGCCATGGAGACGATCGAGGTGCCGGCGGCGGCCGATGCGTCGGCAGGGCCGCCGGTGGTCGATGCGGCCGACCTGCTCGGCGAGACCCGGCAGATCCTGATAGCCCATCGCGGCGAGCACTACCGGCTGCGGATCACGTCCAACGACAAGCTGATCCTGACGAAGTGAGGTGGAGGTCGGCCGGCCGGGCGGTTCGGCCGCCGTCGTCAGGGCGCCTTGGCGCCGACGAGATCGGCGAGCGCGGTCGTCTCCAACGAGCGGAAAAAGGCGCGGTGCGCCGAGAAGATCAGATGCGACAGGCGGTCGTCGGGCGCGGAGGTCGGCAGGAAGCTGACCGGGCAATCGGCCGGCTCGAAGGCGCGGGCGATCTCGCTGACGAAGATGGTCGCCGCCGGCCGCGCGATGCGCAGGCCGCCGTGGCGGCCGCGGGTCGCCAGGATGAAGCCCGCCTGGACCAGGATGTTGGCGGTCTTCTGGACGTTGCGCGGCGTGATCATGGTGATCGCCGCAAGCTTGTTGGCCGTCACGTGCCCCGGCATCGCCTCGGCCAAGGCGGCCATGATCCTGATGGCGTCGACGGTGCGTTGGTTGAGCCACATGGTCGCGCTCCGGCTGCGTCGGCTCGACTGTGAGGCCGGGGGCCGACAACAAGGTTTTCCACTGCCGGCATCGCATTTATTCCGCGGCGCAGCAATAACTTGACGCCACGCGTCAACAATGTTTTATGGAATCCGCTCGTTGCAGGCAGCCAAAGGGCGCTTCCTCCAGCCACCCAGACAATCGAGCGTTTGTCATCGACACATCTGTCATGGGGCGGCCGCACCTCGCAGGAGGGCGGTTGAGGGGCGAAGCATGTCTACGAGCAAGGTGCCCGCATCGCTGCGGGCTTTTTCCAATCGTTCGGTCAATCGAGGCGTCGAGGCGCGCGTGACGGGCGCCGCGGGCGCCGGGCTGATCACCGCTGCCGCGCTCGCCGGCACGCTGGCGACCAGCGAGGCGATGGCGCAATCCGCCTCGGCCGCGACCGGCGCCATGCCGGCGCTGACCGTCGAGGCGCAGGCCGAGCCGCGCAAGAAGAAGACGGTCGCCAAGCCGGCGAAGGCCAAGGCGACCGCACCGAGCGCCGCCAGCGCCGCGCCGGCCGGCGCCGCGGCTGCCGCCGGACCGTCGAGCGCCAAGGCGCAGGGCGCGGCCGCGCCGGGCTCGAACCCTTACGCGGATCCCTCCGCGCCCTACAAGGTCGACCGGTCGGCCTCGTCGAAGCTGCCGAAGCCGATCCTCGATACGCCGCGCACGGTCACGACGATCCCCAAGGAGGTGATCGAGGACAAGGGCGCGACCTCGTTCCGCGACCTCGCCCGCACCACGCCGGGCCTGACGCTCGGCACCGGCGAGGGCGGCAACGCCTTCGGTGATCGCGTGTTCATCCGCGGCTTCGACGCGCGCAACGACGTCTATGTCGACGGCGTGCGCGACTCCGGCGTCAACATCCGCGAGAACTTCAACACCGAGCAGGTCGAGATCCTGAAGGGCCCGTCCGCCACGATCGGCGGCCGCGGCACCTCGGGCGGCGCGATCGACGTCGTGACCAAGCAGCCGTCCTTCGTCGACTTCACCAACGCGGCGGTGACGATCGGCACCGACCTGACCAAGCGCACGACGCTCGACGTCAACAAGGTCATCTCGCCGGAACTGGCGGTGCGCGCCAACGGCATGATCCAGGGCGCGCATGTCGCCGGCCGCGACTACGTCACCGACGATCGCTGGGGCGGCGCCTTCGCGGCGACCTATCGGCCGAGCGAGATCTTCAAGCTGACGGTCGACTATTTCCACGCCGACATCGACCAGATGCCGGACTGGGGCGTGCCGTTCAACGCGACGACCAAGCTGCCGTTCACCGAATCCGGCGTCAATCGCAACAACTTCTACGGCCAGCCGAACCGCGACTTCCAGCGCGCGCGCCAGGATGTCGCGACCGCCAAGGCCGAGGTGCAGATCACCGACTGGCTGACCGCGTCGAACAAGCTGCGCTACGGTTTCTCGACGCTCGACTACGTCGCCTCGGCGCCGGGCAACGTCAACACGTCCGCCGCCAATCCGGCCAACTGGACCGTGACCTCGGGCGCCAAGAGCCGCTACCAGCAGAACCAGGTGCTCGCCGACCAGGCCGAGCTGACCGCGAAGTTCGACACGTTCGGGGCCAAGCACACGCTGGTCGGCGGCGCCGAATTCTCGACCGAGCGCGTGTCGCGCGACACCTACCAGGCGCTGGCGACCGAGTCGTTCGGCACCTCGAACCTCGCCGGCGCGACGCTGAGCCTGTGGAACCCGAACGGCGCGGCGATCCCCTGGAACTCGACGTTCAAGCGCACCGGTACGCCGACCATCGTCGGTATCGATACCGCGAGCGGCTATGTGCTCGATACGGTCGAGCTGTTCGAGAAGCTGATCCTGACCGGCGGCGCGCGCGTCGATGACTACGACATCAAGGCGCGCTCGCTGTCGAGCAGCGGGGCGGTGACGAGCCAGCTCGGCCGCCACGATACAATGTTCAACTACAATCTCGGCGTCACCTACAAGGTCGTCCCGAGCTTCGCGCTCTATGCCGCCTACGGCACCTCGACCAACCCGGTCGGTGCCGAACTCGACGCCGGCGGCGCCGACTACGGCGGCATCACCGCCGCCAATGCGGTGCTCGGACCCGAGAAGAACAAGAGCTATGAGGCCGGCGCCAAGTGGGAGGTGTTCGAACGCCACCTGCTGCTCACCGCCTCGCTGTTCCAGAACGAGAAGACCGCCGCGCGCGAGACCGTCGGCGCGACCGTGCAGGCGACCGGCGCCTATCGGGTGCGCGGCGTCGAGATCGGCGCGACCGGCAACATCACCGATCGCTGGAGCGTCTACGGCGGCGCGGTGTTCATGGACAGCGACGTGACCCGCTCGGCGACCGCGTCGAACGTCGGTCGCCAGCTCGCCAACATCGCGCACGAGTCGTTCAACCTGCTGACCAAGTATCGCCTGACCGACGAGCTCTCGATCGGCGGCCAGG
This genomic interval carries:
- a CDS encoding 4Fe-4S binding protein, whose product is MVAVAVQDRPPAGLTPDRRAEQTVDRALAAIGDWLMRHQRAIRAAQWAVVGVYVALLAVPAALPLPERTAHIWTNVVLFAQFVFWGIWWPFVLVSMVLVGRLWCGVLCPEGALAEAASRRGLGRAVPRWIAWKGWPFVAFACTTIYGQMVSVYQYALPALLVLGGSTVAAVIVGFLFGRGKRVWCRYLCPVNGVFSLLSKLAPVHFRVDTGAWAAWPKAPGAQPKVDCAPLVPIRTMKGASACHMCGRCSGYKGAITLSRRSPMHEIVHVAGLEAKPWETVLIVVGLMGIACGAFHWSASAIYVDVKQFFAEQLIGLGFVWPLEATMPWWILTDYPDQNDVMTVLDGAVLVGFILGTAALVALGVGAALALATRLTGRWSWARFHHLAQGLIPIAAAGVFLGLSALTVTMLRAEGFELDFVSPLRAALLVGAGLWSLAFGWRIAGLAPVGLPSRLAATVAFSGAVAIGVASWALLFWTF
- a CDS encoding hemin uptake protein HemP → MRDDKAMETIEVPAAADASAGPPVVDAADLLGETRQILIAHRGEHYRLRITSNDKLILTK
- a CDS encoding Rrf2 family transcriptional regulator, translating into MWLNQRTVDAIRIMAALAEAMPGHVTANKLAAITMITPRNVQKTANILVQAGFILATRGRHGGLRIARPAATIFVSEIARAFEPADCPVSFLPTSAPDDRLSHLIFSAHRAFFRSLETTALADLVGAKAP
- a CDS encoding TonB-dependent siderophore receptor gives rise to the protein MSTSKVPASLRAFSNRSVNRGVEARVTGAAGAGLITAAALAGTLATSEAMAQSASAATGAMPALTVEAQAEPRKKKTVAKPAKAKATAPSAASAAPAGAAAAAGPSSAKAQGAAAPGSNPYADPSAPYKVDRSASSKLPKPILDTPRTVTTIPKEVIEDKGATSFRDLARTTPGLTLGTGEGGNAFGDRVFIRGFDARNDVYVDGVRDSGVNIRENFNTEQVEILKGPSATIGGRGTSGGAIDVVTKQPSFVDFTNAAVTIGTDLTKRTTLDVNKVISPELAVRANGMIQGAHVAGRDYVTDDRWGGAFAATYRPSEIFKLTVDYFHADIDQMPDWGVPFNATTKLPFTESGVNRNNFYGQPNRDFQRARQDVATAKAEVQITDWLTASNKLRYGFSTLDYVASAPGNVNTSAANPANWTVTSGAKSRYQQNQVLADQAELTAKFDTFGAKHTLVGGAEFSTERVSRDTYQALATESFGTSNLAGATLSLWNPNGAAIPWNSTFKRTGTPTIVGIDTASGYVLDTVELFEKLILTGGARVDDYDIKARSLSSSGAVTSQLGRHDTMFNYNLGVTYKVVPSFALYAAYGTSTNPVGAELDAGGADYGGITAANAVLGPEKNKSYEAGAKWEVFERHLLLTASLFQNEKTAARETVGATVQATGAYRVRGVEIGATGNITDRWSVYGGAVFMDSDVTRSATASNVGRQLANIAHESFNLLTKYRLTDELSIGGQATYKSKIYGGTFAANDNVLPSSWRFDVFADYEINKNFSVKASVLNLTNETIYDAFYRSAVPYVYVAPGRSAYLTLNVKY